The Verrucomicrobiia bacterium sequence TGGGATGGATTCGGGAATCAAGATAAACGCGCATTTAGACCCTTACCAGCCGAACGTCTGCCGCTTGGAGGTGGACCGGCCGGTCTATGCCGAGGGCTCGGCTTATTTCGACGACCGGGGAAAGGCCTCGGGGTCCCCTTTGGCGGCCAAGCTTTTCGCCATCGAGGGGATAGAATCGGTGCGGATTGCCGGGAACAATATCATTCTCACCCAGTCCGGCTGGGAGGAGTGGAAGACCCTGGCCCCCAAGGCGGGGGAGGCGGTGCGGGCGCATCTTTCCTCCGGGGAGCCGGCCGTGTCGGCGGAGTTTGCCGCGCAGAAACTGCCGGACGAGGCGGTGAAAACCAAAATTCAGGAAGTGTTTGACACGCTCATCAACCCGGCCATCGCCAACCACGGCGGGTTTGTCCGGCTCATCGACGTCAAGGAGAGCCGGGTGTTTTTGGAAATGGGGGGCGGCTGCCAGGGATGCGCGATGTCCATGGCGACTCTGCGCTACGGCATCGAGACCGCCATCCGCCACGAAATTCCGCACGTGGTCGAGATTCTGGACGTCACCGACCACGCCTCCGGCACGAACCCGTTCTACACCCCGTAATTTTCTCCGGGCTCGATATGCCCTTGCTTTTTGGCCAATCCGCTTCTAATTCCGTAAAAACAGGAGGAGTTATGCGCAGAGCTTTTGGATTCGGATTGCTTTTGAGTGCTTTGACCGCGGGGCTGGTCTTCGGAACGAAGACTGAAAGCCCGAAACCGGTGGCCACTTTTTCCATCGTGGCCTACGACCCGGCCACCGGCGAGCTGGGGGTGGCCGTTCAGTCAAAATTTTTTGCCGTCGGCACGGTCGTGCCGTGGGCCAAGGCGGGAGTCGGGGCGGTCGCCACGCAATCCTACGCCAACACCACCTACGGGCCGCGCGGATTGGAAATGCTGGAATCGGGAATGTCCCCCCAGCAAGTGATGGACAGCTTAACCCGCCCGGACGAAATGCGGGCCCGCCGCCAAGCCGGCATCATTGACGCCCGCGGAAACGCCGTCACCTACACCGGGGATTCCTGTTTGGCGTGGGCCGGAGGCAAAACCGGGCAGTACTACGCCTGCCAGGGGAATATTCTGACCGGCCGGGTGGTGGTGGATGCGATGGCGGCGGCCTATGAAGCATCCAAAGGGGAACTGGCGGAACGGCTTTTGACGGCGATGGAAGCCGGGCAACGGCAGGGAGGGGATTCCCGCGGGATGCAGTCGATGGCGCTTCTGGTGGTCAAAGACCAAGGGGGATATTCCGGCTACAGCGACCGCTACATCGATTTGCGGGTGGATGACGCTCCCGATCCCTTCAAGGAGATGCGCCGGCTTTTGCGGATTCAGCAGGGGATAAAGTATTTGCAAATCGCCGGGCGGTATTACCGGGATAAAAATCTGGAGGGGGCGGTGAAGGAGGCGGAAAAGGCGGTTTTGGCCGACCCGGCCAACGCCGACTGCCACTACGATTATGCCTGCTACCTTTCCCTTTCCGGCAAAAAGGAGGACGCCCTGGTCGCGCTGAAAAAGGCCTTGCAGTTGAATCCCAAGATGGCGGATTTGGCAGGTAAAGACGCGGACCTCTCCAACATCCGTCCAGCGGCCAGCTTCAAAAAAATGGTGGAGGAGGCGGATGCCAGGGCGAAGAAGAAATGAAGTTCCGCATTCTCCTTTCGCTTTTTTTTCTGCTTGTCGCCAGAGTAAATTCCTTTGCAACTTCTCCCCAATCCGACGAAGAGCTTTTCAACACTTTTTCCATCGTGGCCTACGATTCAGCCAATGGGGATCTGGGGGTGGCAGTGCAGTCCAAGGCGTTTGCAGTCGGGGCGCGCGTCCCCTATGCAAAAGCCGGAGTCGGCGCCATCGCCACGCAGGCCACCACCAACCCGGGCTTCGGCCCGCGGGGGCTGGCGCTGCTTGAGCGCGGACTCTCACCTCAAGAGGTGGTTGATTCGCTCTTAAAAGCGGATGACCGTCCGGCGGTTCGGCAGCTGGCGGTCATCGACGCCCGCGGCAAAGTCGCCGTCCATACCGGGGATTCCTGCATCGACTGGAAGGGGAGCAAAACCGGATCATACTATTCCTGTCAAGGAAACCTGCTTGCCGGACAGGCGGTGGTGGATTCGATGGCTTCGGCTTTCGAAGGAACTTCCGGCGAGCTGGCGGAACGGCTGATGGCCGCGCTGGAGGCCGGCCAGCGGGCCGGCGGGGATTCGCGCGGGATGCAGTCGGCGGCCCTGCTCGTCGTCCGGGCCGGGGCCGGATATGCCGGCTTCAACGACCGCTATATCGACATCCGCACGGATGATTCCAAAAATCCGCTTTTGGAATTGCGGCGGCTTTTAAACAAGGTTCTGGCCTTCAACGCCATTTTGAAGGCGGAAACTTTTCGGGAGAAAAAGGATTACGAGAAAATGATTGCCGAGGCCCGCCGGGCGGTTTCCCTGGACCCCGCCACGGGTTATAACTGGTATCAGTTGGGCTGCTATCTAACCATGGCCGACAAGCTGGAGGAGGCCAAGAAAAGTTTGAAGGAGGCCTTTTTGCGGGATGAATATCTAATCATTACCGCCCGCTCCGATTCCGATTTGGATAATTTAATTCACGATCAGGAATTCCGGAAAATGACGGGGATGCTGCGCACCAAGTAAGAGGCGACCTTCGCCCGCCTTACATCCACCGCGCCAGAATTAGTCCCGCCGCCAAAAGCAGCCCGAATACCAGATGAAGAAGAAAGCTTCCAGCCAAAGCGGAGAAAACCATCTCCTGACTTTCCGCCCGTTTGATTTTTTTTATAAGGCCGATTGCCCAGGCGGCCGTGCCCAAGGGGAGAAGGGCGGCAAAGGGGAGGAGGCCAAGCGCAACCGACAAGAGAAGCAAAACATAGGGGAGAATTAGAAGCATCGAGATCAGTTTTTCGCTTCTCTCAAGCCCCAAAAGCACCACCCATCCTTTCTTCCCCGCGGAGCGGTCGGCTTCGTAGTCCAGCATTTCATGCAGCAGATGGACCACCAGAATCAGGCCGGAAAAAGTCAGGGCGGCCGGGAGCAACCGGAAGCTGAAACTTCCGGTTTGCGAGGCGTATCCAAGCTCCAAGGCCGTCGGGCCGAAGTTGGCGGCAATTAAAAGTTCCCCCCAACCCCGGTAGGCGGCCGAAAGCGGGGGGGCGGCGTAAAAAATCACGGAGAGAATCCCGAAGGTATAGATGCCGGTCAGCGTCCAATTGGCGTGAAGCGCCGCCAGTCGGACGGCTAAAAAAAGGGCCGATGCGAGGGCGGCGATTCCCAAACCGAGCATGGTTTGCGCCTTCCAGCGCCCCGTTTGCAAAAGCCCGCTCCCGCCGGAAAGCAAAGTCCGGTTTTCCACTTTTATGTCCACCCCGGAGCGGTGGTCGAAATAGTCGTCCAGGCAGGCGGCGCCCAGGAGCGTGAAGCCGGTCAGAA is a genomic window containing:
- a CDS encoding DUF1028 domain-containing protein; protein product: MKFRILLSLFFLLVARVNSFATSPQSDEELFNTFSIVAYDSANGDLGVAVQSKAFAVGARVPYAKAGVGAIATQATTNPGFGPRGLALLERGLSPQEVVDSLLKADDRPAVRQLAVIDARGKVAVHTGDSCIDWKGSKTGSYYSCQGNLLAGQAVVDSMASAFEGTSGELAERLMAALEAGQRAGGDSRGMQSAALLVVRAGAGYAGFNDRYIDIRTDDSKNPLLELRRLLNKVLAFNAILKAETFREKKDYEKMIAEARRAVSLDPATGYNWYQLGCYLTMADKLEEAKKSLKEAFLRDEYLIITARSDSDLDNLIHDQEFRKMTGMLRTK
- a CDS encoding prenyltransferase, with amino-acid sequence MLFLLRFHQMPAGLVPILAGLAYAWWETGVFDFPSALTVFFLTGFTLLGAACLDDYFDHRSGVDIKVENRTLLSGGSGLLQTGRWKAQTMLGLGIAALASALFLAVRLAALHANWTLTGIYTFGILSVIFYAAPPLSAAYRGWGELLIAANFGPTALELGYASQTGSFSFRLLPAALTFSGLILVVHLLHEMLDYEADRSAGKKGWVVLLGLERSEKLISMLLILPYVLLLLSVALGLLPFAALLPLGTAAWAIGLIKKIKRAESQEMVFSALAGSFLLHLVFGLLLAAGLILARWM
- a CDS encoding NifU family protein codes for the protein MDSGIKINAHLDPYQPNVCRLEVDRPVYAEGSAYFDDRGKASGSPLAAKLFAIEGIESVRIAGNNIILTQSGWEEWKTLAPKAGEAVRAHLSSGEPAVSAEFAAQKLPDEAVKTKIQEVFDTLINPAIANHGGFVRLIDVKESRVFLEMGGGCQGCAMSMATLRYGIETAIRHEIPHVVEILDVTDHASGTNPFYTP
- a CDS encoding DUF1028 domain-containing protein, giving the protein MRRAFGFGLLLSALTAGLVFGTKTESPKPVATFSIVAYDPATGELGVAVQSKFFAVGTVVPWAKAGVGAVATQSYANTTYGPRGLEMLESGMSPQQVMDSLTRPDEMRARRQAGIIDARGNAVTYTGDSCLAWAGGKTGQYYACQGNILTGRVVVDAMAAAYEASKGELAERLLTAMEAGQRQGGDSRGMQSMALLVVKDQGGYSGYSDRYIDLRVDDAPDPFKEMRRLLRIQQGIKYLQIAGRYYRDKNLEGAVKEAEKAVLADPANADCHYDYACYLSLSGKKEDALVALKKALQLNPKMADLAGKDADLSNIRPAASFKKMVEEADARAKKK